Proteins encoded together in one Lathyrus oleraceus cultivar Zhongwan6 chromosome 5, CAAS_Psat_ZW6_1.0, whole genome shotgun sequence window:
- the LOC127087074 gene encoding lysM domain receptor-like kinase 3, whose protein sequence is MCKTKMAINASTPKSTPRSQQRTNQTPKITSSSSSKTSSSNPTKPKTPSFSDHPSTSYATTSGSTGFHLSTDTSISSPTSLTKFRNTLPENPNIYDFSEICSATNNFLSKRYSSSTPCWHCTLRGADVIIFQRKFRRKLQTSQLRQLLSVVCRSHHISIVKLLGVSISGEHIYLVYEFVNGANLSDCLRNNKNVHFTVLSTWISRMQVATDLAHGLDYIHSKTGLNFNFVHNHIKSSAIVVTEPDFNARVCHFGAAQLCGEAVEENEIATKQLGENEITEEPRSKEFRSSNVQFEGVRGYMSPEFQSTGVATQKSDVYAFGVVILELLSGEEPLKFKFDEKSRDFVRKSVIESARAAVDGGDGSVEGKLRMWVDRRLKDSFPVDDAEKLTRVALDCVHVDPDQRPNMGRVAGKISTLYLKSKKWSDNMKLPDMSFSLAPR, encoded by the coding sequence ATGTGCAAAACCAAAATGGCCATTAACGCTTCTACCCCAAAATCAACCCCACGTTCACAACAACGAACAAACCAAACACCAAAAAtaacatcatcatcatcctcaAAAACATCATCATCAAACCCCACAAAACCCAAAACACCTTCTTTCTCCGACCACCCTTCAACCTCCTACGCCACCACAAGCGGCTCCACCGGCTTCCATCTCTCAACCGACACATCCATCTCAAGCCCAACATCTCTCACCAAATTCCGCAACACACTCCCAGAAAATCCCAACATCTACGACTTCTCCGAAATCTGTTCCGCCACAAACAACTTCCTCTCCAAACGCTACTCTTCCTCCACCCCTTGCTGGCACTGTACACTCCGTGGCGCTGACGTCATCATCTTCCAACGCAAATTCCGACGCAAACTCCAAACCTCCCAGCTTCGCCAACTGCTCTCCGTCGTCTGCCGTAGCCACCACATCAGCATCGTCAAACTCCTCGGCGTTTCAATCTCCGGCGAACATATTTACCTCGTATACGAATTCGTTAACGGAGCTAACCTCTCCGATTGTTTACGTAACAACAAAAACGTTCATTTCACCGTTCTTTCTACATGGATTTCGAGAATGCAAGTCGCGACCGATCTCGCTCATGGACTTGATTACATTCACAGTAAAACCGGTTTGAATTTCAATTTCGTTCATAATCATATCAAGAGTAGCGCAATTGTTGTTACCGAACCTGATTTCAACGCTAGGGTTTGTCATTTCGGTGCGGCTCAGCTCTGCGGTGAAGCCGTTGAGGAAAACGAAATCGCCACCAAACAATTGGGGGAAAACGAAATCACGGAGGAACCTAGATCCAAGGAGTTCAGAAGCTCCAACGTGCAGTTCGAAGGTGTTAGGGGTTACATGTCGCCGGAGTTTCAGTCTACCGGCGTGGCGACGCAGAAGTCTGATGTGTATGCTTTTGGTGTGGTGATTCTGGAGCTTTTGTCCGGTGAGGAACCGTTGAAGTTTAAGTTTGACGAGAAGAGCCGTGATTTTGTGAGGAAATCGGTGATTGAGTCGGCGAGAGCCGCCGTGGACGGTGGCGACGGTAGCGTAGAAGGGAAGCTGAGGATGTGGGTGGATAGGAGGTTGAAAGATTCGTTTCCGGTTGATGATGCTGAGAAGCTGACACGTGTAGCGTTGGATTGTGTACATGTGGACCCTGATCAGAGGCCTAACATGGGACGCGTCGCAGGGAAGATTTCCACTTTGTATTTAAAGTCAAAGAAATGGTCTGATAACATGAAATTGCCTGATATGTCTTTTTCATTGGCTCCTAGATGA